The window GGGCGATAAGACACGGCGATCGCAGCAGTTGCCCAACGCCCAAACAATGCCTTTGCGAACGTAGCCATTCCAATCTTGCTGCAGCTGTTCGATCAGGGCACCCACCACTTCCGAGTTGATATTTCTGCCCAAAGCATAGGCAGCACTAACCCGGATGAGCGGACAAGGTTCCCGCAAAAGCTGCATGAGGCTTTCGATGGCGCGATCGTCGCAAATTTCGCAAAACGCCCGCGCCGCCGTCATTCTTTGGAGGGGTTCCGATGCCTGCAGCAAAGGCAACATTTCCTCCGGATCGGGGGGAGGCGTTTCTTCCTCCTGTTGGTCCCATCGATCCAGAGGTGTTTCTAGATGATCTTCAGAGTTAAGCAGGCTAAGTTCGTCTTTTTCCTCTTTATCGTGCATACTGTAACTTTACAGCAACAGGTGTCCTGCTGCATCCTTAAGGCTGCATCAAATTGTTAGCAAGCAATTTGTTTCGATTGTATCTAGAAATTTGGATTTATGAGTGCTGAAAGTTCCCAAAATCAAACCCCTTCCCCCGCCAACGAAACCCAAACGACACAGTCCCATCCCACCATGGCAGACAATGTGGAACCCGCTTTTGGTTGGACTGCCTATGCCGAACGCTTGAACGGTCGGTTTGCCATGATTGGTTTTGTGCTGCTCCTTCTGATTGAGTTGGTCACCGGCATGGACCTGTTTACCTGGTTGGGACTGCGATAGTCGCCTTGACACTCTCACGAATTCTCTTCGTGAGATGCTCGCTTCATTGGGTGTGCCTAGATGGATTCGCTATGAGCTGGTCTATCTAGGCACAGGAACCCTCAACGAGCATTTTTCCGCCCTGTGGTGGACGTACTGGCGACACCTCGATTCCAAACCACTTGTGCTGCTGCCACGTCTCGATGGATTCGATCGCTGCAGTGGGAGCAAAAATGAGTCCTTTGAGAAAGCGGCTTTTTTCCCGTATGGACACACAATGGGGACAAATTTGACTGCTCTGTTTGGCCTCTACTGCAGGCTTAGTATTTGCTACGTTTGAAACAGACTTAAGACAAAATGGACTTGTGCTGAGCTACGCCGAAGCATAGAAACTCGCCCCAAGCCGCATCGAAACAAAATTTGGCTAATTGACCTCGCCTAAGAGCTCTCAAATTCAGAGCCTCGGCAAAAATGCTGTTAGCTTGGTTGCACAAATGCTGAGCCCACTTCAAGAAAAGTCTTTGCGAGATTTGGTTACATGTTCGTACAATTGGGCGATGCGATATTGAATCAAGTGCCAACCCCTGAAACCCTTTTGCTACGGGTTGAGCTTTGGTTGCAGCGATTTTAGCTTGCCGGAAGCCTTCACGAACAATCGTGGGTTGTCAATCAATTCACCATCGCTGGTAGCCAAATAACTTTCTAACCCCACATCCAATCCGATGGTATGCTCACTCATAGGTGGTTGGGGAACTTCGACATCCGCTGGTACCGGATAAAATAATATAGTACCCACTCGCTCTTTTCAGAAAAGGGAACGAGACTTGAAAAACCGTAGTTTCCCGATTTTCGGAAGGTCGATTTGATTGCCTTCGATACAGGTTTCCTTGATTTTGGGGAAAACAAAGGAGCGAAATCGCCCTTTTTTCCTCAAGCGAGGAAAACCAAATCCCCGTCGATCCATAGCCACCCATGCGGTCTCCAAAGGTTTGAGGGTTTGCTGCTAGACTTGCGATCGGGGGATTTTTAGTTGGGGATGGTCTTTCTTGGCTGGTGTTAATGCCTGGCACTGACTGGTATAGGTAGGGCGAGGGGCATCGGCGGGAATGATATACTCGCCTCCCAGACGACAGGCGTTGACAGGCAATTTTCGGGATTTGACCCCATCTTGGCGTTCTCTCAGCCCATCATTGCCAACTTGCCGACAGATTTCCAACCAAGATTCGATGGCGTGAATCTGGGGGCATGTCGGTTTGAGGGGGAGAATTCGTAGCTGAGAGTCAACATGATGGACGAAAATAGATTTATAAAATTTCGCCTGTTTTTCTAGATTCTAGTACATTGACTTGATTTTGACGGCGGCGGCCGCTGCACGGGTCGCTTTTCCTCCCGGCTGGGAAAGAGGCAGGGCTTTCAAGCTCCCGTCTTTTTTCGTAAAATTTAGAGGAAAGGGGACCCAACGGGCAAGTAGCTGCCTGTGATTGGTCCCCTTGGTTCCGATCTAGATTGGCTAACAGCACTGTTCGTACCGTCCAACAAGTAGCTATAGCCGCTCAAGAAAAGCGAGAGTAATCCTCGTCTGCGCTGTTGGGGTAGTCCTGTTCGGGATTGTCTAGGGGTTGGTAGTCCACATAATCGTTGTAGTCGTTATTATACTCTTTCGTATAGTCAGAACGAGCGTACCGACTGCTGGTTCTGGCATTGGAACGGGAGGGCGCTTCGCGTTCGTTGCTGTAGCCAACTTCACGATCGGGTCTTCTTGCCGGGCGACTTTCTTCGGTGTAGGCATCGGCGGGGCGAATCACGTCAATATCGCGGCGTCGGCGCTGGGAACTGGCTTCTGGAGGTCGGCTGCGGCGCGCGGTACGTCCTTGGCTGGCGCGAACCGGACGTTCCGTTTTCGCTGGTGGTTCGGTATCGGGATAGTCTTCGCCAGCATCTACCCGATCTCCACCGTAGCGGCGTTCTCCATAGCGATCGCGGCGCGTGGTTGTACCTCCTTCACCGGCATAGCGACTGCGTTCCGTACGGCGAGGTCGTCGGGAAGAAGCAGCATATCGCGACCGGCTGCTAGAGGTGGGGCGTTCCGAACCCCGATTGCGCGGGGCAGACCGTCGCCGAGAACTGGTTTGGCGATCGCTGTAGGCATCCCGTTCGTCCCTACTGCCACGAATGCGGCGGGTTACCGGGCGTTCCTCTACAGGCATTAACTCATCCAATTCGGCGCGGTAGACACCTCCCGGTTCTGGTTGTCCTTCCTCTTCGTCTTCTTCATCTTCGTCATAGTCCGATTCTTCGTAGTCGCTGGTGGGAGCGTTACGTTTGGCTTGCTGGGTAACCACACCCCGCAGGCGAATGCTCTCCATGGCAAAAAAGACCAACGACCCCGTGAGCAAGAACTGACCGAATTGAAGGATCGGGTCTTGCCGCCATCCTTGGAAGAAAAGAATGCCGCCGCACAGCAAAGCCACCGCTGCGAAGAAAATGTCGTAGTCCCGCGATAGTTGCGGTCGAACCGAACGCAGCAGGTACAGCGCTGCTCCCGAGGTTACGAGGACAATACCTAGCAGGCTACTCCAGCTAAATCCGATATTTACCATTGCCTGTCTCCTGAATCAGTCTTAATTCTAGCGAGCCATTACCTACCTGGGAACCACCTGCCGCGGCGATTTTCCAAGCGTTGGTACAACCAGTTTTGGACGGTTTTCTCGACACGTTACTACCAACTTCCCTATTTCAGTTTCAGGCATGGGATGGGTGGATGGTGGTCCCTGTTTCCATGATTGTTCTCGCTAGTAGGAGGTTTTTTACAAAATTTGACCTATGAAAAAACCCCAGCTTTCCCTTCTAGGATACCGAACTTGGTAGGGAAATGTCGTTCCCCCCATGCCAACCAATCCCCATTCGATGGGGACCGTTCGCACCCGCTGGCACACCGGCCATTTGGGGCGAAATCATCTGGAAACTTGACCAGATGGGCAAACCAGGGGCACACCAAGGTTGAACTCCCTACCCAATGGAGGAAATGGAAAGCTGAGGTGATGACTCACCAATTTTGGTCAATCGGCTGGTGGTGAGTCCTTGATGGCTGGGATTTTAGGAGCGGC is drawn from Geitlerinema sp. PCC 9228 and contains these coding sequences:
- a CDS encoding HEAT repeat domain-containing protein, coding for MHDKEEKDELSLLNSEDHLETPLDRWDQQEEETPPPDPEEMLPLLQASEPLQRMTAARAFCEICDDRAIESLMQLLREPCPLIRVSAAYALGRNINSEVVGALIEQLQQDWNGYVRKGIVWALGNCCDRRVLSPLVDALKYDISAVRLWAASSLGQLSPLGYEAVVAAVPALIEGLRKDPTPAVRSNCAWALGQLGREMPSNVVYAGVIDSLLEALEEDEDMGVCEDAKASLLRVGDPRALQIIEDLENDGFF
- a CDS encoding chlorophyll a/b-binding protein translates to MSAESSQNQTPSPANETQTTQSHPTMADNVEPAFGWTAYAERLNGRFAMIGFVLLLLIELVTGMDLFTWLGLR
- a CDS encoding transposase encodes the protein MSEHTIGLDVGLESYLATSDGELIDNPRLFVKASGKLKSLQPKLNP
- a CDS encoding Ycf66 family protein, which gives rise to MVNIGFSWSSLLGIVLVTSGAALYLLRSVRPQLSRDYDIFFAAVALLCGGILFFQGWRQDPILQFGQFLLTGSLVFFAMESIRLRGVVTQQAKRNAPTSDYEESDYDEDEEDEEEGQPEPGGVYRAELDELMPVEERPVTRRIRGSRDERDAYSDRQTSSRRRSAPRNRGSERPTSSSRSRYAASSRRPRRTERSRYAGEGGTTTRRDRYGERRYGGDRVDAGEDYPDTEPPAKTERPVRASQGRTARRSRPPEASSQRRRRDIDVIRPADAYTEESRPARRPDREVGYSNEREAPSRSNARTSSRYARSDYTKEYNNDYNDYVDYQPLDNPEQDYPNSADEDYSRFS